The following coding sequences lie in one Chelmon rostratus isolate fCheRos1 chromosome 2, fCheRos1.pri, whole genome shotgun sequence genomic window:
- the pacsin1b gene encoding protein kinase C and casein kinase substrate in neurons protein 1 isoform X2 translates to MSGAYDESAGQDETTDSFWEVGNYKRTVKRIDDGHRLCNDLMNCIQERAKIEKAYAQQLTEWSKRWRQLIDKGPQYGSVERAWVAVMTEAEKVSELHQEVRNSLVNKDFEKVKNWQKDSYHKQMMGGFKETKEAEEGFKKAQKPWAKKLKELEAAKKSFHMACKEEKLASIREANSKGEASVTADQQKKLHEKVDKCKQDSQKAREKYEKALDELSKCTPQYMESMEQMFDQCQQFEEKRLSFLREVLLDVKGHLNLTEDESYATVYRELERTITSASAQEDLKWFSNTHGPGMHMNWPQFEEYNPDLTHNITKKEKAKKGDGVMLTNITTAVDYAQAGDRGSVSSYEKNQAHTASTEWSDDDQTAPNSGNDTNGGSNPFSEDVSKGVRVRALYDYEGQEQDELTFRAGEELTKLEEEDEQGWCKGRLDNGQLGLYPANYVEPI, encoded by the exons GTTGGGAACTACAAACGCACAGTGAAGCGGATTGATGATGGTCACCGGCTCTGCAATGACCTGATGAACTGCATCCAGGAGCGTGCCAAAATCGAGAAAGCCTACGCACAGCAGCTGACCGAGTGGTCCAAGAGATGGAGACAGCTGATAGACAAAG GGCCTCAGTACGGCTCAGTAGAGCGAGCTTGGGTGGCGGTGATGACGGAGGCGGAGAAGGTGAGCGAGCTTCACCAGGAAGTGAGAAACAGCCTGGTCAACAAGGACTTTGAGAAGGTGAAGAACTGGCAGAAAGACTCCTATCACAAACAGATGATGGGAGGATTCAAGGAAAccaaagaggcagaggagggctTCAAGAAGGCCCAGAAACCCTGGGCCAAAAAGCTAAAAGAG CTCGAAGCTGCCAAGAAGTCCTTCCACATGGCCTGCAAAGAGGAGAAGCTGGCGTCCATCAGAGAGGCCAACAGCAAGGGAGAGGCCTCTGTGACCGCTGACCAGCAGAAGAAACTGCACGAGAAAGTGGACAAGTGCAAACAGGACTCCCAGAAG GCCAGGGAGAAGTATGAGAAGGCCCTGGACGAGCTGAGTAAGTGCACGCCGCAGTACATGGAAAGCATGGAGCAGATGTTCGATCAGTGCCAGCAGTTTGAAGAGAAGAGGCTGAGCTTCCTCAGGGAGGTGCTGTTGGACGTCAAAGGCCACCTCAACCTCACAGAAGACGAAAG TTACGCTACAGTATACAGAGAACTCGAACGCACCATCACATCAGCCAGCGCGCAGGAAGACCTGAAGTGGTTCAGCAACACCCACGGCCCCGGCATGCATATGAACTGGCCGCAGTTTGAG GAGTACAACCCAGATCTTACCCATAACATCAccaagaaagaaaaggcaaagaaaggTGATGGGGTCATGCTGACTAACATCACAACAGCGGTCGATTATGCTCAGGCTGGAGACCGGGGAAG TGTCAGCAGCTACGAGAAGAACCAGGCGCACACGGCCTCCACAGAGTGGTCGGACGACGACCAGACGGCCCCGAACTCAGGCAACGACACCAACGGGGGGTCGAACCCCTTCTCCGAAGACGTGTCCAAAGGCGTGAGAGTGAGGGCGCTGTACGACTATGAAGGCCAGGAGCAGGACGAGCTCACCTTCAGAGCAG GGGAAGAGCTGAcgaagctggaggaggaggatgaacaGGGCTGGTGTAAAGGTCGTCTCGACAACGGGCAGCTGGGTCTTTACCCGGCCAACTACGTGGAGCCGATCTAA
- the LOC121620151 gene encoding SAM pointed domain-containing Ets transcription factor, translating to MSNPVGGLSEGTVYGSRIGMTEDTLAILEQNRDSGEPWDMGETKPSVEALERGIPGLYLSCFDMLLTEDATWLVKVSEASSTLAVPMSRMEPQEEPEQCPVIDSQEQGLSPELEGQEEERSLEQVQSMVVGEVLKDIETACKLLNITPDPIEWNTGNVQKWLLWTEHLYRLPHAGKAFQDLTGKDLCAMSEEEFRQRSPQCGDTLHAHLDIWKSAAWMKERCSVGDTKTTGGEELWSEADSSCSGQPIHLWQFLRELLLKPHNYGRCIRWLNKEKGIFKIEDSAHVARLWGLRKNRPAMNYDKLSRSIRQYYKKGIIRKPDVSQRLVYQFVHPV from the exons ATGTCAAATCCAGTGGGCGGTTTATCAGAAGGCACAGTGTATGGATCCCGGATCGGGATGACAGAGGACACCCTTGCCATCCTGGAGCAAAACAGGGACTCTGGAGAACCCTGGGACATGGGGGAGACCAAACCAAGCGTGGAAGCCCTGGAGCGTGGCATCCCGGGCCTCTACCTCTCCTGCTTTGACATGCTCCTCACTGAAGACGCCACCTGGCTGGTGAAAGTTTCAGAGGCCTCCTCAACGCTGGCTGTACCCATGTCTCGCATGGAGCCCCAGGAGGAACCAGAGCAGTGCCCCGTCATTGATAGCCAGGAACAGGGACTCTCTCCTGAGCTGGAGGGGCAAGAGGAGGAGCGGTCTCTGGAGCAGGTGCAGAGCATGGTGGTGGGAGAAGTGCTGAAGGACATTGAGACAGCCTGCAAACTGCTCAACATCACCCCAG ACCCTATAGAGTGGAACACGGGGAATGTTCAGAAGTGGCTGCTGTGGACTGAACATCTGTACAGGCTGCCCCATGCGGGAAAGGCCTTCCAGGACTTGACAGGAAAGGACCTGTGTGCCATGAGCGAGGAGGAGTTTCGCCAGCGCTCGCCACAGTGTGGAGACACTCTGCATGCACACCTGGACATATGGAAGTCAG ctgcatggATGAAAGAGAGGTGTTCAGTTGGAGACACAAAAACTACTG GTGGCGAGGAGCTTTGGTCTGAGGCAGATTCGTCTTGTTCGGGTCAGCCCATTCACCTGTGGCAGTTCCTCAGAGAACTCCTGCTTAAACCTCACAACTATGGACGCTGCATCCGCTGGCTCAATAAAGAAAAAG GTATTTTCAAAATCGAAGACTCGGCTCACGTTGCGAGGCTTTGGGGGCTCAGAAAGAATCGACCTGCTATGAACTATGACAAGCTGAGCCGCTCCATACGTCAATACTACAAGAAGGGCATCATCCGCAAGCCTGATGTGTCTCAGAGACTGGTCTACCAGTTTGTTCACCCAGTATGA
- the pacsin1b gene encoding protein kinase C and casein kinase substrate in neurons protein 1 isoform X1 produces MSGAYDESAGQDETTDSFWEVGNYKRTVKRIDDGHRLCNDLMNCIQERAKIEKAYAQQLTEWSKRWRQLIDKGPQYGSVERAWVAVMTEAEKVSELHQEVRNSLVNKDFEKVKNWQKDSYHKQMMGGFKETKEAEEGFKKAQKPWAKKLKELEAAKKSFHMACKEEKLASIREANSKGEASVTADQQKKLHEKVDKCKQDSQKAREKYEKALDELSKCTPQYMESMEQMFDQCQQFEEKRLSFLREVLLDVKGHLNLTEDESYATVYRELERTITSASAQEDLKWFSNTHGPGMHMNWPQFEEYNPDLTHNITKKEKAKKGDGVMLTNITTAVDYAQAGDRGRYTIYACPIIELHTLKQHKTCKVVLEHHDILLAAVIMNVLLKCAMFSVSSYEKNQAHTASTEWSDDDQTAPNSGNDTNGGSNPFSEDVSKGVRVRALYDYEGQEQDELTFRAGEELTKLEEEDEQGWCKGRLDNGQLGLYPANYVEPI; encoded by the exons GTTGGGAACTACAAACGCACAGTGAAGCGGATTGATGATGGTCACCGGCTCTGCAATGACCTGATGAACTGCATCCAGGAGCGTGCCAAAATCGAGAAAGCCTACGCACAGCAGCTGACCGAGTGGTCCAAGAGATGGAGACAGCTGATAGACAAAG GGCCTCAGTACGGCTCAGTAGAGCGAGCTTGGGTGGCGGTGATGACGGAGGCGGAGAAGGTGAGCGAGCTTCACCAGGAAGTGAGAAACAGCCTGGTCAACAAGGACTTTGAGAAGGTGAAGAACTGGCAGAAAGACTCCTATCACAAACAGATGATGGGAGGATTCAAGGAAAccaaagaggcagaggagggctTCAAGAAGGCCCAGAAACCCTGGGCCAAAAAGCTAAAAGAG CTCGAAGCTGCCAAGAAGTCCTTCCACATGGCCTGCAAAGAGGAGAAGCTGGCGTCCATCAGAGAGGCCAACAGCAAGGGAGAGGCCTCTGTGACCGCTGACCAGCAGAAGAAACTGCACGAGAAAGTGGACAAGTGCAAACAGGACTCCCAGAAG GCCAGGGAGAAGTATGAGAAGGCCCTGGACGAGCTGAGTAAGTGCACGCCGCAGTACATGGAAAGCATGGAGCAGATGTTCGATCAGTGCCAGCAGTTTGAAGAGAAGAGGCTGAGCTTCCTCAGGGAGGTGCTGTTGGACGTCAAAGGCCACCTCAACCTCACAGAAGACGAAAG TTACGCTACAGTATACAGAGAACTCGAACGCACCATCACATCAGCCAGCGCGCAGGAAGACCTGAAGTGGTTCAGCAACACCCACGGCCCCGGCATGCATATGAACTGGCCGCAGTTTGAG GAGTACAACCCAGATCTTACCCATAACATCAccaagaaagaaaaggcaaagaaaggTGATGGGGTCATGCTGACTAACATCACAACAGCGGTCGATTATGCTCAGGCTGGAGACCGGGGAAG ATACACAATATATGCCTGCCCTATAATAGAA ctacacacactgaaacaacatAAAACTTGCAAGGTGGTGTTAGAACATCATGACATTTTGCTCGCAGCAGTGATTATGAATGTTCTGCTGAAATGTGCGATGTTCAGTGTCAGCAGCTACGAGAAGAACCAGGCGCACACGGCCTCCACAGAGTGGTCGGACGACGACCAGACGGCCCCGAACTCAGGCAACGACACCAACGGGGGGTCGAACCCCTTCTCCGAAGACGTGTCCAAAGGCGTGAGAGTGAGGGCGCTGTACGACTATGAAGGCCAGGAGCAGGACGAGCTCACCTTCAGAGCAG GGGAAGAGCTGAcgaagctggaggaggaggatgaacaGGGCTGGTGTAAAGGTCGTCTCGACAACGGGCAGCTGGGTCTTTACCCGGCCAACTACGTGGAGCCGATCTAA